A window from Podospora bellae-mahoneyi strain CBS 112042 chromosome 1 map unlocalized CBS112042p_1, whole genome shotgun sequence encodes these proteins:
- a CDS encoding uncharacterized protein (COG:S; EggNog:ENOG503P6TB), with translation MASRGYGSAPTQTRQSMASSGGAVKARQLAQLQQQLAQLSNNLADTENLLRMTSVQAESMRGLGSWHAGLFMAASKVLGEESVQQNQQQGGGGGGGGPN, from the exons ATGGCATCACGAGGCTACGGCAGCGCCCCCACACAAACACGCCAGTCTATGGCTTCATCTGGGGGGGCTGTTAAAGCTAGGCAACTG gcccaactccaacaacaactagCCCAGctttccaacaacctcgccgacACTGAGAACCTCCTCCGTATGACCAGCGTACAGGCCGAGTCCATGCGCGGACTGGGAAGTTGGCATGCGGGGTT ATTCATGGCCGCGAGTAAAGTCCTCGGGGAGGAGTCGGTGCAACAGAACCAGCAgcagggaggaggcggcggcggcggcggaccAAACTGA
- the SUB2_1 gene encoding Suppressor of the cold-sensitive snRNP biogenesis mutant brr1-1 (BUSCO:EOG09262E4Q; COG:A; EggNog:ENOG503NU8C), with protein MLGGDIICQAKSGLGKTAVFVLTTLQQVEPVAGECSVLVMCHTRELAFQIRNEYNRFSKYMPDIKTGVFYGGTPIQKDAEILKNKDTHPHIIVGTPGRLNALVRDKHLRLGSVRMFVLDECDKMLDQIDMRRDVQEIFRATPQQKQVMMFSATLSDEIKPICRKFMQNPTEHYVDEDTKLTLHGLQQYYLALEEREKNRKLNELLDDLQFNQVIIFVKSTLRATELDKLLRECNFPSIAVHSGVSQEERIKRYKEFKEFNKRICVATDVFGRGIDIERINLAINYDMPADADSYLHRVGRAGRFGTKGLAISFVTTEQDKEVLQAIEKRFEVALPEFPKEGIDASTYMAS; from the exons atgcttggtggtgacatCATCTGCCAGGCCAAGTCCGGTCTCGGTAAGACTGCCGTCTTCGTCCTCACGACCCTCCAGCAGGTCGAGCCTGTTGCCGGCGAGTGCTCCGTGTTGGTTATGTGCCACACCCGTGAGCTGGCCTTCCAGATTCGCAACGAGTACAACCGCTTCAGCAAGTACATGCCCGACATCAAGACCGGCGTCTTCTACGGTGGTACTCCTATCCAGAAGGATGCCGAGATACTCAAGAACAAGGATACCCATCCCCACATCATTGTCGGCACACCTGGCCGCTTGAACGCCCTTGTCCGCGACAAGCACCTCCGTCTTGGCAGCGTCAGAATGTTCGTCCTCGATGAGTGCGACAAGATGCTTGATCAGATTG ACATGCGCCGTGACGTGCAGGAGATCTTCCGTGCTACTccgcagcagaagcaggtgatgatgttttcGGCCACTTTGTCCGACGAGATCAAGCCCATTTGCCGGAAGTTCATGCAGAACCCCACCGAGCACTACGTCGATGAGGATACCAAGTTGACGCTCCACGGCTTGCAGCAGTACTATCTTGCCCTtgaagagagggagaagaacCGTAAGCTGAACGAGCTCCTGGACGACCTCCAGTTCAACCAggtcatcatcttcgtcaAAAGCACCCTGCGCGCTACCGAGCTGGATAAGCTCCTCCGCGAGTGCAACTTCCCTTCGATTGCCGTCCACTCCGGTGTCAGCCAAGAGGAGCGTATCAAGAGATACAAAGAGTTCAAGGAGTTCAACAAGCGTATCTGCGTGGCCACCGACGTTTTCGGCCGTGGTATCGATATCGAGCGGATCAACCTCGCTATCAACTACGACATGCCCGCTGATGCCGATTCCTACCTCCACCGTGTCGGCCGTGCTGGACGTTTCGGTACCAAGGGtctcgccatctccttcgTGACCACCGAGCAGGACAAGGAGGTCCTCCAAGCCATTGAGAAACGCTTCGAGGTCGCTCTTCC TGAGTTCCCCAAGGAGGGTATTGATGCCTCCACCTACATGGCCTCTTAG
- the SUB2_2 gene encoding Suppressor of the cold-sensitive snRNP biogenesis mutant brr1-1 (COG:A; EggNog:ENOG503NU8C), whose product MSAEEDLIDYSDDELNQETTAPASNGKKADAAAAQNVDKKGSYVGIHSTGFRDFLLKPELLRAIADCGFEHPSEG is encoded by the coding sequence ATgtctgctgaggaggatctCATCGACTACTCCGACGACGAGCTCAACCAGGAGACCACCGCTCCCGCTTCCAACGGCAAGAAGGCggatgccgctgctgcccaaAATGTCGACAAGAAGGGTTCCTATGTCGGTATTCACTCGACTGGTTTCCGCGACTTTCTGTTGAAGCCTGAACTTCTCCGTGCGATTGCCGATTGCGGTTTCGAACATCCCTCGGAGGGTTAG
- a CDS encoding uncharacterized protein (EggNog:ENOG503P5BW; COG:S), protein MAKAKNGGGGVQNKAIYSRLSFLQQAAVFLSTATLDGDGSNISELNRDQNPPLQGAGRRLATDLRAVSLKSRIRLNPAVKQSICKFCDSVLIDGESCTSGIENKSKGGRKPWADILVRKCHTCGKERRYPVCTKRTKRKTERPVATPDEPDMMDQTG, encoded by the coding sequence ATGGCAAAGGCAAAAAatggtggcggcggggtgCAAAACAAGGCCATCTATTCTCGACTATCATTTCTTCAGCAAGCAGCCGTTTTCCTCTCGACAGCAACTCTGGACGGTGATGGTTCCAATATCTCAGAGCTCAACAGGGATCAAAACCCACCACTTCAAGGTGCTGGAAGACGTCTAGCCACTGACTTGCGCGCTGTGTCCCTGAAGAGCCGGATTCGATTGAACCCAGCAGTAAAGCAGAGCATCTGCAAGTTCTGTGACTCGGTTCTCATTGACGGGGAGTCTTGCACTTCGGGAATCGAGAACAAGAGTAAGGGAGGTAGGAAGCCATGGGCCGATATTTTGGTTCGCAAGTGCCATACTTGCGGCAAGGAGAGAAGGTATCCAGTGTGCACCAAGAGGACAAAGAGAAAGACAGAGAGGCCGGTTGCGACCCCCGATGAACCAGACATGATGGACCAAACTGGATGA